One part of the Streptomyces ferrugineus genome encodes these proteins:
- a CDS encoding substrate-binding domain-containing protein, whose amino-acid sequence MKASVRHAALPVLAVSTAVGLAACGSDGGNATGTESGPQIGVLLPDATTARWENQDRPLLERKIRQLCPTCSVKYGNAKGDVALQQQQVSSMIARGVDAMLLAAVDSRSLAASVRKAEAADVPVIAYDRPAEGPISGHVSFDGQEVGRLQGRALLRAMGDKVPGAQIVMMNGDPSDRNAVLFKQGALSVLAGKVKIGKEYDTLQWRAETANLNMAGAISALGAGNIEGVYAANDGLAAGSITALKANKVAPLPPVTGQDAELTAVRRIVVGEQYMTVYKPFEPEASAGAAMAVAAARGESLDRVAEQQVRTSGGKTVPAVVLTPVSVTVDNIEDTLVKDGVYTVRQICAPGLGAACAKAGLT is encoded by the coding sequence ATGAAGGCCTCCGTACGGCACGCGGCCCTCCCTGTGCTCGCGGTCTCCACGGCCGTCGGCCTCGCGGCCTGCGGGTCGGACGGCGGGAACGCCACCGGCACGGAGAGCGGACCGCAGATCGGCGTGCTGCTGCCGGACGCCACCACGGCCCGCTGGGAGAACCAGGACCGGCCGCTGCTGGAGCGGAAGATCCGGCAGCTGTGCCCGACGTGCTCCGTCAAGTACGGCAACGCCAAGGGCGATGTGGCGCTGCAACAGCAGCAGGTGAGCTCGATGATCGCCAGGGGGGTCGACGCGATGCTCCTCGCGGCGGTGGACTCCAGATCGCTCGCCGCCTCGGTCCGCAAGGCGGAGGCGGCCGACGTCCCGGTCATCGCCTACGACCGGCCCGCCGAGGGCCCGATCTCGGGTCATGTCTCCTTCGACGGCCAGGAGGTCGGCCGGCTCCAGGGCCGGGCCCTGCTGAGGGCCATGGGCGACAAGGTGCCCGGCGCCCAGATCGTCATGATGAACGGCGATCCCAGCGACCGCAACGCCGTGTTGTTCAAGCAGGGCGCGCTGTCGGTGCTGGCCGGGAAGGTGAAGATCGGCAAGGAGTACGACACCCTCCAGTGGCGGGCCGAGACCGCCAACCTGAACATGGCCGGTGCCATCTCCGCGCTCGGCGCCGGCAACATCGAGGGGGTCTACGCCGCCAACGACGGCCTCGCCGCCGGCAGCATCACCGCCCTCAAGGCGAACAAGGTGGCACCGCTGCCCCCGGTCACCGGACAGGACGCCGAGCTCACCGCCGTGCGGCGCATCGTCGTCGGCGAGCAGTACATGACCGTCTACAAGCCCTTCGAACCGGAGGCGTCCGCCGGCGCCGCCATGGCCGTGGCCGCGGCCCGCGGCGAGAGCCTCGACCGGGTGGCGGAACAACAGGTGCGGACGAGCGGCGGGAAGACGGTCCCGGCGGTCGTGCTCACCCCGGTGTCCGTGACCGTCGACAACATCGAGGACACCTTGGTGAAGGACGGCGTGTACACGGTCCGGCAGATCTGCGCCCCCGGTCTCGGGGCCGCCTGCGCCAAGGCCGGGCTGACCTGA
- a CDS encoding SpoIIE family protein phosphatase has product MPHDGPARTGVSAPGACEAGTADTGSPATGPQTATSARALTFAGAALTALYARAVGDDEFQLLETVGDTPEYRVPKRLSPSGGSAAAHAVRTGRPLWLNAAALASYPEGAPTPPRARSASLGALPLEAEGTRPACLVVVGTSADGFDAGQQRFLERYADAVTTVLCARAGPPEQAAPVLRRALLRLRVGSFDLVPDTGLIEADEALLELVGITPDDFDGKVDTLLAHALPEDLPALMSVMEPSLHAVGRRELEFRVRRPTGEVRWLSLSCRVPASVGDEPERVLGVVTATQVRSRSADDVSRIQWLTAALDDAATVGDVGRVAVTALREPLGADRVALADVRDERLMVTLLDPPDPDAWPQLWRAQWRSEWPDAPVSALPTLQLALRDGRMDLWPAGTPLEPGLAGVGPGGLAVLPLPAKGSVAGVCLVGWDQPHEFIPEERSLLTATAALVGQALKRAHAHDAEQELATMLQRSLLPRRLPELPGGTAVARYLPARRGLQVGGDWYDVIALSEDRVALVIGDVQGHSAAAATIMGQMRTAVRAYAVEGHPPDVVVSHANRLLVGMETDLFATCCYVELDMEEGNTLFVRAGHLAPLLRHPDGRTEEVEVEGGPPLGIVEDAEFPLTAVALSPGTVLALVTDGLVEAADLPLDAGMERTRAALAAADPSDPARMADALLGDIGRREDDVALLLLRYDGMKTKPIRSGWVVWRLPDAVMHARRFTARTLRRWNVQEAADAVLLVVSELVTNALVHTQGSVRLDLVLRGNRVRVSVSDSSPRAPAKPVIVDWESTGGRGLLLVEAVSDAFGTVPVAGGKQVWSEISVPRSEPATADAGL; this is encoded by the coding sequence ATGCCTCATGACGGCCCTGCCCGGACCGGAGTCTCGGCGCCGGGGGCTTGCGAGGCCGGCACCGCAGACACCGGTTCACCCGCTACGGGGCCGCAGACCGCCACGAGCGCGCGTGCCCTGACGTTCGCCGGCGCCGCGCTGACGGCGCTCTACGCGCGCGCCGTCGGGGACGACGAGTTCCAGCTCCTGGAGACGGTCGGCGACACACCCGAGTACCGGGTGCCGAAGCGGCTGTCCCCGTCCGGCGGCTCGGCCGCGGCACACGCCGTCCGCACCGGCCGTCCGCTGTGGCTGAACGCCGCGGCCCTCGCCTCCTACCCCGAGGGCGCGCCCACCCCGCCGCGCGCGAGGAGCGCCTCGCTCGGCGCGCTGCCCCTGGAGGCCGAAGGCACCCGGCCGGCCTGCCTCGTCGTCGTGGGAACCTCGGCGGACGGCTTCGACGCCGGGCAGCAGCGCTTCCTGGAGCGGTACGCCGACGCCGTCACCACGGTTCTGTGCGCGCGGGCGGGCCCGCCGGAGCAGGCGGCGCCGGTGCTGAGGCGTGCGCTGCTCCGGCTGCGCGTCGGCTCGTTCGACCTGGTGCCCGACACCGGCCTGATCGAGGCGGACGAGGCGCTCCTCGAGCTCGTCGGCATCACACCGGACGACTTCGACGGCAAGGTGGACACCCTGCTCGCGCACGCCCTGCCCGAGGACCTGCCCGCGCTGATGTCGGTCATGGAGCCGTCCCTGCACGCGGTCGGCCGGCGGGAGCTGGAGTTCCGGGTCCGCCGCCCCACCGGCGAGGTCCGCTGGCTGAGCCTGAGCTGCCGGGTGCCCGCGAGCGTCGGCGACGAGCCGGAGCGGGTGCTGGGCGTGGTGACGGCGACCCAGGTCAGGAGCCGCAGCGCCGACGACGTGTCCAGGATCCAGTGGCTGACCGCCGCGCTCGACGACGCCGCGACCGTCGGCGACGTCGGACGGGTCGCGGTCACCGCCCTGCGCGAGCCTCTGGGCGCCGACCGGGTCGCGCTCGCCGACGTCCGCGACGAACGGCTCATGGTCACCCTGCTCGACCCGCCGGACCCGGACGCCTGGCCGCAGCTGTGGCGCGCCCAGTGGCGCTCGGAGTGGCCCGACGCCCCGGTCAGCGCCCTGCCCACCCTGCAGCTCGCCCTGCGGGACGGCCGGATGGATCTGTGGCCCGCCGGGACACCGCTCGAACCGGGCCTGGCGGGCGTCGGACCCGGCGGCCTGGCCGTCCTGCCGCTGCCGGCCAAGGGCAGTGTGGCCGGTGTGTGCCTGGTCGGCTGGGACCAGCCGCACGAGTTCATCCCCGAGGAGCGGTCCCTGCTGACCGCCACCGCGGCCCTCGTCGGGCAGGCCCTCAAGCGGGCCCATGCCCACGACGCCGAGCAGGAACTCGCCACCATGCTCCAGCGCAGCCTGCTGCCCCGGCGCCTGCCCGAACTGCCCGGCGGCACGGCCGTCGCCCGCTATCTGCCCGCCCGCCGGGGGCTCCAGGTGGGCGGCGACTGGTACGACGTGATCGCCCTGTCCGAGGACCGGGTCGCCCTGGTCATCGGCGATGTGCAGGGGCACAGTGCGGCGGCCGCGACGATCATGGGCCAGATGCGTACGGCGGTCCGGGCGTACGCGGTGGAGGGCCACCCGCCCGACGTGGTCGTCTCGCACGCCAACCGCCTCCTCGTCGGCATGGAGACCGACCTCTTCGCCACCTGCTGCTATGTCGAACTGGACATGGAGGAGGGCAACACCCTCTTCGTCCGGGCGGGACATCTGGCGCCGCTGCTGCGCCACCCCGACGGCCGCACCGAGGAGGTGGAGGTCGAGGGCGGGCCCCCGCTGGGCATCGTCGAGGACGCGGAGTTCCCCCTGACCGCGGTCGCGCTGTCCCCCGGCACCGTGCTCGCCCTGGTCACCGACGGCCTGGTCGAGGCCGCCGACCTGCCGCTGGACGCGGGCATGGAGCGCACCCGCGCCGCGCTCGCCGCGGCCGATCCCTCGGACCCGGCGCGCATGGCCGACGCGCTGCTCGGCGACATCGGCCGGCGCGAGGACGACGTGGCGCTGCTGCTGCTGCGCTACGACGGCATGAAGACCAAGCCGATCCGGTCCGGCTGGGTGGTGTGGCGGCTGCCCGACGCGGTCATGCACGCCCGCCGCTTCACCGCGCGCACCCTGCGCCGGTGGAACGTCCAGGAGGCCGCCGACGCGGTGCTCCTCGTCGTGTCCGAACTGGTCACCAACGCCCTGGTGCACACCCAGGGCTCGGTCCGCCTCGACCTGGTGCTGCGCGGCAACCGGGTCCGGGTCAGTGTCAGCGACTCCTCGCCGCGTGCGCCCGCCAAGCCGGTGATCGTGGACTGGGAGTCGACCGGCGGCCGGGGCCTGCTGCTGGTCGAGGCGGTGTCGGATGCCTTCGGCACGGTGCCGGTGGCCGGTGGGAAGCAGGTGTGGAGCGAGATCTCGGTGCCGCGGAGCGAGCCCGCCACCGCGGACGCCGGTCTGTAG
- a CDS encoding sugar ABC transporter substrate-binding protein — translation MALSSAACGGDGGAGEGGFRVGLLLPSRALPRWEHSDKPLIESGLKRLCPDCTMEYANAENDAARQRQQISTMITRGVGVLILDAADTRALRSSIQEARRAGVPVVAYDRLAEGPISGFVSFDGGEVGRLQGEALLKAMGPGASGRTVVMMNGDPTSPNAAWYRRGALSVLEGKVKIARSYETLGWTAHNAHDNMSAAIAALGPDRIDGVLAANDAIAAGVISAFKKAGVRNPPPVTGQDADLEGLRRIVRGEQDMTVYKPFGKEAAAAAAMAVALGRGEEADEVATTTIDSPTTKDIPSVLLKPNAVTAADIEKTLVRDGVYTVEQICTPKLRRACDRIGLTG, via the coding sequence ATGGCGCTGTCGTCGGCCGCCTGCGGCGGGGACGGTGGCGCGGGCGAGGGCGGCTTCCGCGTCGGTCTGCTGCTGCCGAGCCGGGCGCTTCCCCGCTGGGAGCACTCCGACAAGCCGCTGATCGAGAGCGGTCTCAAGCGCCTGTGCCCCGACTGCACGATGGAGTACGCCAACGCCGAGAACGACGCGGCACGGCAGCGGCAGCAGATCAGCACCATGATCACCAGAGGTGTCGGCGTCCTGATCCTCGACGCCGCCGACACCCGGGCGCTGCGCTCCTCGATCCAGGAGGCACGCAGGGCGGGCGTCCCGGTGGTCGCCTACGACCGGCTCGCCGAAGGTCCGATCTCCGGCTTCGTCAGCTTCGACGGCGGGGAGGTCGGCCGGCTCCAGGGCGAGGCCCTGCTGAAGGCGATGGGCCCAGGGGCGAGCGGCCGGACCGTCGTCATGATGAACGGCGATCCGACCAGCCCCAACGCGGCCTGGTACCGCAGGGGAGCGCTGTCCGTCCTCGAGGGCAAGGTGAAGATCGCCAGGTCGTACGAGACCCTGGGCTGGACCGCGCACAACGCGCACGACAACATGTCGGCCGCCATCGCCGCCCTCGGCCCGGACCGCATCGACGGCGTCCTGGCGGCCAACGACGCCATCGCCGCCGGCGTCATCTCCGCCTTCAAGAAGGCAGGCGTCAGGAATCCGCCCCCGGTCACCGGGCAGGACGCCGATCTGGAGGGACTGCGGCGCATCGTCCGGGGCGAGCAGGACATGACGGTGTACAAGCCGTTCGGCAAGGAGGCCGCGGCGGCCGCCGCGATGGCCGTGGCCCTGGGCCGCGGCGAGGAGGCCGACGAGGTCGCGACGACGACGATCGACAGCCCCACCACCAAGGACATCCCGTCCGTCCTGCTCAAGCCGAACGCGGTGACGGCCGCCGACATCGAGAAGACCCTCGTCCGTGACGGCGTCTACACCGTCGAGCAGATCTGCACACCGAAACTCCGGCGGGCCTGCGATCGGATAGGGCTCACCGGATGA
- a CDS encoding LysR family transcriptional regulator: MDLNAVRTFVAVADAGQFQMAAVDLSLTQQAVSKRVAALERELGVRLLTRTPRGAELTIDGQAFLAHARSLLQAAERARASVRPGSRALRVDVVGRRVSLAGVLRDFHRVHPEIALDVVTLLGAEEAVAAVRDGTIDATFRAVTMPGQMIPEGIEITPVHDEPLHLFTGPAHPFAGAAAVTPAELAGHRIWMPGNVPGTEWTAYYEALAADFGLTIETTGPNFGVEALIDTIAASSTLATFLGPQTPIVWPAGYDMRLVPLRDPAPVYPHSILWRADNPHPALTALRAYLASVHHDPPAGETWTPTWARRPTNGS; this comes from the coding sequence GTGGATCTCAATGCCGTACGGACCTTCGTCGCCGTCGCCGATGCCGGGCAGTTCCAGATGGCCGCCGTCGACCTGTCGCTCACCCAGCAGGCCGTCTCCAAGCGCGTCGCCGCGCTGGAGCGGGAACTCGGGGTGCGGCTGCTGACCCGCACACCGCGCGGCGCGGAGCTCACCATCGACGGGCAGGCGTTCCTGGCCCACGCCCGGTCCCTGCTCCAGGCGGCGGAGCGGGCGCGCGCCTCGGTCCGTCCGGGCAGCCGTGCGCTGCGGGTCGACGTGGTGGGCCGCCGGGTGTCACTGGCCGGTGTGCTGCGCGACTTCCACCGCGTCCATCCGGAGATCGCCCTGGACGTCGTGACGCTGCTCGGCGCGGAGGAGGCGGTCGCCGCCGTGCGGGACGGCACCATCGACGCCACGTTCCGTGCCGTCACCATGCCCGGGCAGATGATCCCCGAGGGCATCGAGATCACCCCGGTCCACGACGAGCCGCTCCACCTGTTCACCGGCCCCGCCCACCCGTTCGCCGGCGCCGCCGCCGTCACCCCCGCCGAGCTGGCCGGGCACCGGATCTGGATGCCGGGCAACGTCCCCGGGACGGAGTGGACCGCGTACTACGAGGCGCTGGCCGCCGACTTCGGGCTGACCATCGAGACCACGGGCCCCAACTTCGGGGTCGAGGCCCTCATCGACACGATCGCGGCCTCCTCGACGCTGGCGACCTTCCTCGGCCCGCAGACGCCCATCGTCTGGCCGGCCGGCTACGACATGCGCCTCGTCCCGCTGCGCGACCCGGCACCGGTCTACCCGCACTCGATTCTCTGGCGCGCCGACAACCCGCACCCGGCGCTCACCGCGCTGCGCGCGTACCTCGCCTCCGTCCACCACGACCCGCCGGCCGGTGAGACCTGGACGCCGACGTGGGCGCGTCGCCCTACGAACGGCTCCTGA
- a CDS encoding NAD(P)/FAD-dependent oxidoreductase produces the protein MSPRSAVIVGAGMAGLATAWFLQEAGVEVTVVDRRGVAAGASWGNAGWLSPALTVPLPEPATLKVGVRGLLSPASPLYVPPRPDPRLARFLLAFTRNCTHRRWQVGMAALSALNRRALSAYDELARGGVAEPTRAGEAALLAFTSAAGRGPLVAELDAVRAAGQDVEYDLLTGAEARELEPALSARIESAVRLHGQRYLNPGAFVAALADAVRERGGKIVSDLEVVRVRDLGTGVAALAPDGAAVRADAAVLASGAWLGGLAAPFGVRTPVQSGRGYSFTVSTQGLPTRPTYLAEQRVVCTPLGDRVRVSGMMEFTAPDRPRDPRRVQAIVNAARDLLPSADLTHRADEWAGPRPCTADGLPLIGPTRSPRVHVCGGHGMWGIVLGPLSGRLLAESIVTGRGAPELAALHPLR, from the coding sequence ATGAGCCCGCGCAGTGCCGTGATCGTGGGGGCCGGCATGGCGGGGCTGGCGACGGCCTGGTTCCTCCAGGAGGCGGGCGTCGAGGTCACCGTGGTCGACCGACGCGGCGTGGCGGCCGGCGCGTCCTGGGGCAACGCGGGCTGGCTGTCCCCGGCCCTCACGGTGCCGCTGCCCGAACCGGCCACCCTGAAGGTGGGGGTGCGTGGGCTCCTCTCCCCCGCCTCCCCGCTCTATGTCCCGCCGCGCCCGGACCCTCGGCTGGCCCGCTTCCTGCTGGCGTTCACCCGGAACTGCACCCACCGGCGCTGGCAGGTCGGCATGGCCGCGCTCTCCGCGCTGAACCGCCGCGCGCTGTCGGCGTACGACGAGTTGGCGCGGGGCGGGGTCGCCGAGCCGACCCGCGCGGGCGAGGCGGCTCTGCTCGCCTTCACCTCCGCAGCCGGGCGCGGCCCGCTCGTGGCGGAGCTGGACGCGGTGCGGGCGGCGGGGCAGGACGTCGAGTACGACCTGCTGACCGGTGCCGAGGCGCGCGAGCTGGAACCGGCGCTGTCGGCGCGGATCGAGTCGGCCGTACGGCTGCACGGTCAGCGGTATCTCAACCCCGGGGCGTTCGTCGCGGCGCTGGCCGACGCGGTGCGCGAGCGGGGCGGGAAGATCGTCAGCGATCTGGAGGTCGTCCGGGTACGGGACTTGGGCACCGGGGTCGCCGCGCTCGCCCCGGACGGCGCGGCCGTGCGGGCCGACGCGGCCGTGCTCGCCTCCGGAGCCTGGCTCGGCGGCCTGGCCGCGCCCTTCGGTGTGCGTACGCCGGTGCAGTCCGGGCGTGGCTACAGCTTCACGGTGTCCACGCAAGGGCTGCCCACGCGGCCGACCTATCTCGCCGAGCAGCGGGTGGTCTGCACGCCGCTCGGGGACCGGGTGCGGGTGTCGGGGATGATGGAGTTCACCGCGCCCGACCGGCCCAGGGATCCCCGCCGCGTCCAGGCGATCGTCAACGCGGCCCGGGACCTGCTCCCTTCGGCCGACCTCACCCACCGCGCCGACGAATGGGCCGGACCGCGCCCCTGCACGGCCGACGGTCTGCCCCTGATCGGCCCGACCCGCTCGCCCCGGGTCCATGTGTGCGGCGGGCACGGCATGTGGGGCATCGTGCTGGGGCCGCTCAGCGGCAGGCTGCTGGCGGAGTCGATCGTGACCGGCCGCGGGGCACCGGAGCTGGCCGCGCTGCATCCCCTGAGGTGA